A genomic window from Streptomyces mirabilis includes:
- a CDS encoding DUF742 domain-containing protein, which produces MTDSERQEPEAAELVRPYVITNGRDLPDGDQFSLITLVTAAADHQQRPARLSPEEQSLLEMCSGGYLSVAEIAGHLRLPMGVVKILLNALAEGGYLITRAPVARARLVDEQILQEVLDGLRARFG; this is translated from the coding sequence GTGACCGATTCCGAGCGGCAGGAGCCCGAGGCCGCGGAGTTAGTGCGGCCGTACGTCATCACCAATGGCCGGGACCTCCCCGACGGCGACCAGTTCTCCCTGATCACGCTGGTCACGGCGGCCGCCGACCATCAGCAGCGGCCGGCCCGGCTCTCCCCGGAGGAGCAGAGCCTGCTGGAGATGTGCTCCGGCGGCTACCTCTCGGTCGCCGAGATCGCGGGACACCTGCGCCTGCCCATGGGCGTGGTGAAGATCCTTCTCAATGCCCTCGCCGAAGGCGGTTACCTCATCACGCGCGCGCCGGTGGCGCGCGCCCGCCTGGTCGACGAGCAGATTCTTCAGGAGGTGCTGGATGGTCTCCGGGCCCGTTTTGGATGA